A DNA window from Prevotella intermedia ATCC 25611 = DSM 20706 contains the following coding sequences:
- a CDS encoding reverse transcriptase/maturase family protein: MRSPERVLNSLSEHSKDASYKFERLYRILFNEEMFYVAYQRIYAKEGNMTKGSDGQTIDNMSLKRIEKLIDTLKDETYQPQPSKRVYIPKKNGKKRPLGVPTFNDKLIQEVVRMVLEAIYEGNFEYTSHGFRPNRSCHTALTHIQKEFSGAKWFVEGDIKGFFDNINHDVLINILMERIADERFIRLIRKFLKAGYIEEWQFRNTYSGTPQGGIISPILANIYLDKLDKYIKEYIAKFDKGKKRKFSRESMDFGNARKRIVRRLKSVKDERQRAKLILELKAIEQGRAKYPNGEEMDADYRRMKYARYADDFLVGIIGSKQDAQLIKEDIKNFLAARLALELSDEKTLVTHTERAAKFLGYEITVRKSNDQRRDKRGALRRTYGKRVCLNISTETVRKKLFDWGVLELTNRNGKEIWKPKCKSGLIFNDDLEILDSYNREIVGFYNYYSIANNCAHALNNFKYIMEYSMYKTFAGKYKCRTREVNKKYRKNGRFIIKHMTKTGVKERYFYDGGFKRKKPTYKSECDIMPRTIYTAGRTSLVERLKARECELCGATDDLVMHHVRKLKNLQGKESWERHMIARKRKTIAVCRSCHKKIHDGKID, encoded by the coding sequence ATGAGAAGTCCAGAAAGAGTATTAAACAGTCTATCAGAACACAGTAAGGATGCAAGCTATAAGTTCGAACGTCTTTACAGAATTTTGTTCAATGAGGAAATGTTTTATGTTGCCTATCAGCGCATATATGCCAAAGAGGGTAACATGACTAAAGGTTCGGACGGTCAGACTATTGACAACATGAGCCTGAAACGAATTGAAAAGTTGATTGATACGTTAAAAGATGAGACGTACCAGCCCCAACCGTCAAAGAGGGTGTACATACCGAAGAAAAACGGTAAGAAAAGACCTCTTGGCGTACCGACTTTCAATGACAAGCTGATACAAGAAGTGGTAAGAATGGTATTGGAAGCCATATATGAGGGAAATTTTGAATACACCTCGCATGGTTTCCGTCCCAATCGAAGCTGCCATACTGCATTAACTCATATCCAAAAGGAGTTTAGCGGTGCAAAGTGGTTTGTAGAGGGAGACATAAAAGGCTTCTTCGATAATATAAACCATGATGTGTTGATAAATATTCTCATGGAGCGCATTGCGGATGAACGATTCATCCGATTGATACGCAAGTTTTTGAAAGCTGGATATATTGAAGAATGGCAATTCCGCAATACTTACAGTGGCACACCGCAAGGAGGTATCATCAGCCCGATATTGGCTAATATATACCTTGACAAACTGGATAAGTATATAAAGGAATACATAGCCAAATTCGACAAAGGGAAGAAACGAAAATTCAGTAGAGAAAGTATGGACTTTGGCAATGCAAGAAAACGTATTGTGCGAAGATTGAAATCCGTAAAAGACGAAAGGCAAAGGGCAAAGCTAATCCTTGAACTGAAAGCAATAGAACAAGGACGGGCTAAATATCCCAACGGTGAAGAAATGGATGCTGATTACAGGAGAATGAAATATGCAAGATATGCAGATGATTTTCTCGTGGGAATTATCGGAAGCAAGCAGGATGCGCAACTGATAAAGGAAGATATTAAAAACTTCCTTGCTGCCAGACTGGCATTGGAACTGTCTGATGAAAAGACACTTGTCACCCACACGGAAAGAGCTGCCAAGTTTCTCGGATATGAAATTACTGTAAGAAAATCCAACGACCAAAGACGGGATAAAAGAGGAGCATTAAGAAGAACCTATGGTAAGAGGGTCTGCTTGAATATTAGTACGGAAACTGTCCGTAAGAAACTTTTCGATTGGGGAGTCTTGGAACTGACAAACCGTAACGGAAAGGAAATATGGAAACCGAAATGTAAATCGGGACTGATATTCAATGACGACCTTGAAATCCTTGATAGTTATAATCGGGAAATCGTGGGGTTCTATAATTATTACTCCATAGCCAACAACTGCGCCCATGCCTTGAATAATTTCAAGTACATCATGGAATACAGCATGTACAAAACGTTTGCAGGCAAATACAAGTGCCGCACACGTGAGGTAAACAAAAAATATCGTAAGAATGGTAGGTTTATCATAAAACACATGACTAAAACAGGTGTAAAGGAAAGATACTTTTACGACGGTGGCTTCAAACGAAAGAAGCCCACCTATAAATCGGAATGTGACATTATGCCACGAACAATTTATACTGCGGGGCGGACAAGCCTTGTTGAAAGACTGAAAGCCCGTGAGTGTGAATTATGTGGAGCGACAGACGACCTTGTTATGCACCATGTAAGAAAACTAAAAAACTTGCAGGGTAAGGAAAGCTGGGAACGACACATGATTGCCCGCAAACGCAAGACGATTGCCGTGTGCAGGAGTTGTCACAAGAAGATACATGACGGAAAGATAGACTGA
- a CDS encoding DUF4133 domain-containing protein, with product MAAFEINKGVGRTVEFKGLKAQYLFLFAGGLLAVFILVVILYLCGISQIACLVIGVVGATIVVWQTFTMNRKYGQYGLMKKGAVRMHPRYLVNRRTVCHLIRNLQPKKAKK from the coding sequence ATGGCAGCATTTGAAATCAACAAGGGTGTAGGCCGGACGGTGGAGTTCAAAGGCTTGAAGGCGCAGTATCTCTTCCTCTTTGCAGGAGGGTTGCTGGCTGTCTTCATTCTCGTGGTCATTCTCTATCTCTGCGGCATCAGTCAGATAGCCTGTCTTGTCATAGGTGTAGTGGGTGCCACCATAGTGGTGTGGCAAACGTTCACCATGAACAGAAAGTACGGGCAATACGGGCTGATGAAAAAGGGAGCAGTGCGTATGCACCCACGCTACCTTGTGAACCGCCGAACGGTCTGCCACCTTATCCGTAACCTTCAACCAAAGAAAGCGAAGAAATGA